In Mauremys reevesii isolate NIE-2019 linkage group 13, ASM1616193v1, whole genome shotgun sequence, the sequence CCCGCTCGGCTGTACTCCAGCGGCTCCTTCCTGGCAGTGACGGGGAAGTTTATGGGTTCGGGGTCCCTGACCGGCTCCTCGCCCCTGTCCGCCGGCCGCCCCACCTGGGACAAGTCtcgcccccgcagccccccctCTGCCGCATGTCTCCGGCGGCCCACGCCCCCGGGCCGCGCTGTCCCCGGACCCACCGCGCTGCCccacgggctgcagggctggagcactgcAGCGCTCCCGGCCCCAtctggccatggcccgtgtgcccaggctgctgcacgggggcgtctcctccccaggcccagctcgggatccaatggggccgtgagggggcgaggctgggggcagggatttggggagggatctaatgggggaaggaggggtggggacgaAAGCCCCTCCGGGCTCCACCTGTGCGCcggagcggagggcaaaattgtttgtttgtccgtCCAGTGTCCCGACTGAACATTggtcgggatgcgggacaaacaagcaaatatcgggacagtcctgataaaatcgggacgtctggtcaccctaaactataatgacaaaacaatacagatgggaggatttcacaactacactGTAAAGTCAGAAGGGTTTCCCAACtatgtctattgataagtgagttcttaccaaacagaaaactatcaaactaaatttcctttttcttctaggctctcccctttctctggaggtgatagatcgggtcaccttcctgacagccccagattgccttgtTTTAATGTGGCTAGgctggaatgtgaggatgtgaccgttcgcttcccagcttatggctgcctctgcagcttagccaaaggccttagcctaagaaccaggcctcagactgtcacagtaagagaaggcccagacacaggcagacagtgatgttgattctttcttttatacctctataactaccTAAATGATAAACATctacctacattcttaaagtgtaggcctttgcagacaggcctgactatctatatcctaacatgaACGTTTGAAacttttccctaatatccaacctacagctccctggctgcagactcagtccattacttcttgtcctgtcctcagtggacatggagaataatgGATCTCtgtcctctttagaacagcccttaacaGATTTGAAAGCTGTTATCGGGTCCCCgtcagccttcttttctcaagactaaacctgCCCACTTTTTaaccttccctcacaggtcaggttttctaaccctttgatcatttgtgttgctctccactggactctctccagtttgtccacattgtTTCTAAAgtttggcacccagaactgggcacaggacCCCAAGTAGGCCCTCACCAATGCCGAGTAGAGCAAGACAATTCCTTCCCGTGTCTTGCATATGACCCTCCTGGTAATCCACCCCAGGCTGACACTAGCCTCTTCTGCCACTGCATCACGTTGTTAACCTGGCAtaattccctcctctgcccccctctccccgcacCACAATGACACTCCACATGGGAGCAGGGCTCTGTGGTTAACAGCGGGGACCATGCAGCCATTGGCACATCCCACCGGCCTGTGGAGTCACCACCCGTTAGCCCATTGCCCCATCCCAGGTTTTGAAACTTCCTCTGTATGTGCAGGGTTTTGCCCCCAGTCCTGGGGAAAGCAGCCTGCCCCAGACCACAGGGAGGGATCCAGCAACGGCCCAACCACCAACCGACACCCAGCGAGCCAGCGGGGCTGGACAGCAGCCGGTCCAGGCTGACAGGGTCGTGGGCAGCCCTGTTGGGCCAGATCTGGGCCGGCCCCGGGACTGGGAGGTGTCCAAATACCCAAACCTGTGAGCACCGTGAGACACTGCAGGGTGAATGGGACAGAAGCCGGTGCAGAGGGGCCTGGCAGGACCACCATAGCTAGTGCTAGTGGAGAGGGATCCCGCGTGGGCCCTGGATCCCCCTGCGCCCAGCCGTCCCGGCGCAGCCTGCCCTGGATCCCCCTGTGCGCAGCCTGCCCCGGATCCCCCTGCGCCCAGCCGTCCTGGCGCAGCCTGCCCCAgatccccctgggcccagccgtCCCAGCGCAGCCTGCCCCGGATTCCCCTGCGCCCAGCCGTCCCGGCGCAGCCTGCCCCAgatccccctgggcccagccggcCCGgcgcagcctgtcccggatccccctgggcccagccgtCCCGGCGCAGCCTGCCCCGGATCCCCTGCGCCCAGCCGGCGCAGCCGGCCCCggatccccctgctcccagccgtCCCGGCACAGCCTGCCCCGgatccccctgggcccagccgtCCCGgcgcagcctgtcccggatccccctgggcccagccgtCCCGGCGCAGCCTGCCCCGGATCCCCCtgcgcccagccggcccggcgcagcctgccccggatccccctgctcccagccgtCCCGGCACAGCCTGCCCCGGATCCCCCTGCGCCCAGCCGTCCCGGCGCAGCCTGCCCCAGATCCCCCTGCGCCCAGCCGGCCCAGTGCAGCCTGCCCCGGATCCCCCtgcgcccagccggcccggcGCAGCCTGCCCCgcatccccctgctcccagccggcccggcacagcctgccccagatccccctgggcccagccgtCCCGGCGCAGCCTGTCCCAGATCCCCCTGCGCCCAGCCGTCCCGGCACAGCCTGCCCCGGACCCCCCtgcgcccagccggcccggccGTGGCCACCACAACCCCCCCGGAGGCCCCGCAGTGCAGCGTGACAGGGCTGGTGAGCTCAGCCCTCTCTGCACATTCCGTGTTATCCGTTTGGGGCGTGAGTGTTAGGTGTGTTCGCTGCCTGTCGTGAGAGCCAAACTCTCTGTCTGGCACCATTCTCAGTTTTGTCCCCAAAGGGCTAGTGTGTGACCTGCCCTGTGTCTGTGTATGGTGCGGGAGGGCGAGCAAGCCCCTGGGGTGATGGTCATGGCCTGGGTTTGAGCCCCAGCGCTGCACAAAGTTGGACAATCCGGGCACCTTAAGACAGGCTGTTTTGTTCAGGCGTGGGGAACCCCTTCCTCCAATGAGCCTAAGTCTGGGTCAGtcaccccagctcccccaccctcagccaCACCAAATTTCCTGGCAAGCCAAGAAACcgtgtggattttagagcacttaggaGAGTTGAGCTTTAAACGGGGAGCTGGTCTTAACCTTCACTGTAGCAGGGCTGGCAGCCGCTGTGCCAGCACAGAGGGCGATGAACAGGTGACCCCAAAGGGACATTGTCTTATAACCTCCCGAACACACACTAGACACCACTGCCCatccagagctgggatagaacccaggagtcctggcgcccagcccccctctaagcactataccccactcccctctcagggccgggatagaacccaggaatcctgactcccaacccCCATCCGTGGTGGGCAGGATACAGCTCCAGGAGGGATGACTCCAAGCCCCAAGGCCAGGCTGGTGCTGGCAGCCAGTCCCTGCCTCCTCCATGTCCCATCCagccctcacccttcccccaGACCCTTAGGGCTCAGGTGGCACTGGGGGAGGCAggtctcagctcccactggctctgctgggcatttccagcagccaggcctgcccctcccctggctgggTCACTGCCCCTTGCAATGCCCAGGGCTAGGATTGCCAGGTGTCCTGTTTTCGACTGGAACATCTATTTGAAAGGGACCCTGGcagactgggccattaaaagtgcagtcggtggcacagcaggggcccGGGCCTAAGGCAGAtgccaggctccctgcatgccctggctccatgcagctccaggaagcagctgccaAATCCCTACAGCCCCTAGGGGCAGGGAGGTTCCACGTGCTGACCCCACCCTgagtgccggctctgcagctcccattggccaggaactgtgaccaatgggagctgccggggcagAGCCTGCAGGTGgactcctcaccccctcctgcactccaaccccctgcccaagcccagagcaccttcctgcaccctgaacccctcatccccagtcccaccccagagtcagcacccccagccggagccatcacccccactgcatcccaaccccctgcccagcctggagccctctcccgcaccctgaacccctcatttctggccccacccagagcccgcacccacagccagagccctcatgctcccctgcaccccaaacccctaccccagcctggtgaaagtgagtgaggttggaggagagtgagcgatggagggacGGGGGATGGCGGGgggcttggagaaggggcagggccttagggaagggccgggggagggtgttcagttttgtgcaattagaaagttggcaaccttaccCAGGGACCTGGGCAGAGAACCCACGGatggacaggctggggctgggggttgggttaTGGGGTATCCAGGGCACCCAATAAGGGGATAAACCTGCAATAGGGCACCAGGACtgtgtggttagagaggctgggagccaggaacccgGGGTTCTAACTTGGCTcggggagcagagtgggggatagtgggttagaacaggggggttgggagtcaggactcctgggttcttcttGCAGCTTGGGGATAGCGTTGGGTTGAGGATAACAGGGGCAGATACACCAGGCACTGGGGCTGTGGGGTTCACAGTGTCTCAGGACCCTGCCCTGTGCCTGCTTCCCCGctaactccctgccccacccacaactCTGGGGCCCTTGGTgggaggagctgccccaccccaaccctaGCTGCCTGGCCGGGCTCTATATAATGACACCCAAAGGGGAAGGAGGCTCAgggactctcagctctgctggcagcTGGATCCATCTCTGACGGGAGCCCCAGGAGTTGGGTGAGCTGAGAACAGACACAGTCGTGGGGAAATGCAGAGGGAGGGGCACTGAGGGTTGATCCCAGGGGTctgggagcagaatctggccctggccccactgcactcagggagtgactctggattgacccTCAGGCAGCTGAGATCACAATCTTGGCAAGAGGGTAAAAGGAATCGCAGGTGAGATCTGGGGTCAGCACTCCTGGGTTTTCTTCTGGCTCTGCaggggcagtggggtctagtgggttagagcagggggctgggagccaggactcctgggttctctcctggctctgcaggggcagtggggtctagtgggttatagcaggggggctgggagccaggactcctgaggggttctctccccactctgggagaggagcagggtCTAGGGCTGCAGAAGGGGGAGAGCTGGGAGTGTGGACGGACGCATTGTGGACAAACGGGTAAAGCAGAGAGTTAGtggcaggctggggctgtggtCAAGGCTCCCCTCTCTGTGtcttaggatgggattttcaaacccCTACAGGGGTCTGGACGCTGAACCCAAGccaccaaatgggagctgaaaGCTGAGCCTTaacctcggtttccccatctgtaacatgggaagAACAACCCTTTCTTGGTCTGCTTTGTCCATTTTAGACTGTAAGAGTTTCTCTCCGGATATGTGCAGCGcctgacacaatggggccctgatcttggttgcggtctgtgcagtgcctggcacaatgggacacTGATCTCGGTCGGGTTAATGAGGCTTTAGGGGTAGACGGGCCTGGCAGGGGGAGAGGTTTGGGCCCAGGAGGTTCCATGGAGGAGGCAGATCCCCACCCTGCGTTGTCTCCATCCATCTCCCCCCTCGCCCCACTGCAGGTCGATCCAGTGACAGACGCGGCCATGGCCCTGAGGGGACCTTGCCCCTTGCTCTTCCTGACCCTCATCCTGCTGGCCGCCAGCCTGGCCCAGCTCAGCGAAGGCGCCAGCTACCGGCAGTTCGTGACCCAACACTTCGACAACCCCAAGACCAGTGCTGCTAACGACCGGCTCTACTGCAACCTCCTGATGCAGCGCCGTGGCCTGACCCGCTTCTTCTGCAAACGCCGCAACACCTTCATCCACGCCCCCGCCGGCCAGCTCCAGGCCATCTGTGCCCGTGGAGGGACACACGTGAGCCTCAACCTCTACGACAGCCTGGAGTCCTTCAACGTCACCACGTGCCGGGTGCTGCCCCGCTCCCGCCCGGGGAACTGTAGATACAGGGCTGCAATCGGCAATACCAAGGTCCGCGTGGCCTGTGTCAAGGGGCTGCCTGTGCACTTAGAGCCAACGTACCTGCCATGAGCAGGGaatcccccttctgctccccaccccgtTTTGATCCTGAGCAGCCCTCTGTTGCTGGGGGCTCCCTGTCCCCCTACTTGCCTCTCCTGGGCAACGCCCACCATGAGTCTCCACAGGGACTGTCAGCATCTCCCCTTATCCCACAGGCCAGCAGCTTGGGGCCTGCCGGGGGATTTTCCATGCTGGATGCCCAGTTCCCATCCACACGAGTGTAAATCCAGttgcccagccccccaccccaccccccccagcttgCATTGAGAccctcagcctgagcccagcGCCTGCCTCGCTGGGCAGGATCCAAACACAACTGGCCTGGACTTGGGCTGGGGCTGCCCCGAACCCACCAGGAGCGGGAGAGGTTGAGCGGCTCTGAAACCTCAGACCCATTTCATTGGGGGCCCAGTTTTAGCCCCCCGAATCTGACCAAAATTCCCACAAACCCCTTGGATTTGTCTAAACCTGCATGATTGGCTCTGGCCCCGTCACTGGGGGATGTGGAAACCAGCTGAGCCTCGCATGGCCAGACACCACAGGGCTAAGATGGGAGGAGGGCTGCTGGTCCGGGTAGAAATGAGGGGCTCTGAGGGCCCGGTGGGAGAGGTTAACGCTTGTTCCTGTCGTCCCcccctcccaccgtcccccagagctccccaggcagTGAGATTTGCTAGACCAGAACTAGGGTAGAACCAGGAGGCGCTTGGGGTCTCGTCCCTGGCTCTGACGTCTCTTATGTGAGTATAAGGTGAGGCTGTGACCTGAGCTgaaggggaagcagagggggggtgggggttgcagtggggtggggtgatGCTGTTGGAGAGTTCAATTCTCTTGCTGCCACCTTTAATACAATGCTGCCAACACAGAATGGCCAGGTGCATGTTTGTGGGGTATTTGGAGTGGGATGAACAGCTGCCCCAATGGCCTTCAGAGAGCACGGCTGGATTGTCGTGGGGTTATCTAGGAGGCCCAACCTCTGATCTGGCCACAGGCCAGGGGATgggctggcagggaatgggacacagggtctttcccctctagggggcgctggctccaatCCAGCCCCAGATCAGGGGACAccagctggctcaggggggctgggaatggtgcccggggcctttcccctctagggagGGTTGGCTCCAATCtggccccgggggaggggggcggtgactggctcaggggggcagggaatggtgcGCAGGCCTTTCCCCTTCAGGGAACACCAGCTACAATCCAGCCCCACAGCGGGGGGTTGGCTTGAGATCGCCCTTTGAAGGCTGGGgagctgcttctcccccctccccagctcagcccaTATTTCCCTCTCCCCGGGGGGAGGCCGGCTACAGAGGAGACCCTGGAAGCGTGATCTGCAATGTCCCACGCTCTGTATCTGCAAAGCACGGTGCCCCGCAGTTGCCAAGGGCAGGGGCATGGCTGTGATGGCGCCAGTTCTGGGTGAGGGGCAACGTGGACTAGACAAATTCACTGAAGGGTGACACAGGACTCCAAGGAGAGCTGAATTTCCAACCCCTGGTTTAGCAGCCCTGGGCGTTAACCCCTGAGCTACAGAGCCAGGGCTCCTAGGTCATTCACCCCTCTCCTGCAGGGCACTGCCCTGCTGTGCGCACTCTACTCTGGGCCACGGGCAGAGGAAACCCTTGGAGATTTCACGGATATCATTGAAGATACGAAGTTGCTGAGACACCAGACTCCGTTCCCACCCCCCCGCCCTGGAGTCCCTCACTCACTCCCCAAGTCCTTCTCCTGTGGTTCTCTGCCACATTCCCCCCCATTTCAACACCCTCCTGCTCCTGCGAGTCCCCTTCTgcacccactgccccccccccatcacctccCATGCCGGATACCATCACACCCTAAAGCAGTTCTGCATTGCGGACACACATGAGCCTGGTACCCCCAGCCCGACGAGCCAGGTAGAGgagaacccccccgcccccctttgcAATAGCCAAGTCACAGTGAAGTGGGAGACAAAGGATGGGGACTCATACGAGGTACTGGGGGAATCGTGTCCGCCCCTGGGAACTGGCATGTGCCATGGAGGGACATGCCGCCTAGTTAGTGTGGACAGGGATTGCAAATGGACCTGGTCAGTAGCACCCGCAGTGAACGTGAGCGGgaagcgccccctactgagcccaccgccccactccc encodes:
- the LOC120381189 gene encoding ribonuclease-like — encoded protein: MALRGPCPLLFLTLILLAASLAQLSEGASYRQFVTQHFDNPKTSAANDRLYCNLLMQRRGLTRFFCKRRNTFIHAPAGQLQAICARGGTHVSLNLYDSLESFNVTTCRVLPRSRPGNCRYRAAIGNTKVRVACVKGLPVHLEPTYLP